One window of the Populus nigra chromosome 4, ddPopNigr1.1, whole genome shotgun sequence genome contains the following:
- the LOC133691959 gene encoding uncharacterized protein LOC133691959 isoform X2, protein MNLNCATKEMTGLSFPLDRNPLDSPASTNPLQSGRNAFCLLVQREICPRTKHTPKRRWGEDAHWNSNSSSSPKTEQARDAKRGLISWVEAESLRHLSAKYCPLVPPPRSTIAAAFSPDGKTLASTHGDHTVKIIDCQTGNCLKVLMGHRRTPWVVRFHPLHPEILASGSLDYEVRLWDANTSECIGSRDFYRPIASIAFHAEGELLAVASGHKLYIWHYNKRGEASSPTIVLRTRRSLRAVHFHPHGAPFLLTAEVNDLDSSDSSMTRATSPGYPRYPPPAVFVANGQSNDRVSLASELPLVSFPLLFVPSFSIDDTRVDVNRHVNSCTMLVESSTSTQPQMDTNAADRYDPLVSPMETFPAVPSSSYTSAEGIVSNAFPSGMGNGVSNSREDAMETDEMQSVGGIPQGNSVNLETFGVGNSATDGVPAHTSVRQQSTDFGQLQQFLPSRDSTRWELPPFLQGWLMGQSQAGVPSTLPLNSGGHELSAQYFGPSSLASYLSTQNVEAAVASLAMPGSTSLSGVSGRSGSRHRVSRSRFSVPESGESVAPINMQHEGTDNQPLFNRIQSEIATSLAAAAELPCTVKLRVWSHDIEHPCAPLNSDKCRLTIPHAVLCSEMGAHFSPCGRYLAACVACMLPHMEADPGLQTLVHQDTGTATSPTRHPISAHQVMYELRIYSLEEATFGSVLVSRAIRAAHCLTSIQFSPTSEHILLAYGRRHVSLLKSIVIDGETKSPIYTVLEVYRVSDMELVRVLPSAEDEVNVACFHPFAGGGLVYGTKEGKLRVLKYDGAHGVCCTGPSYFPEENMAEVE, encoded by the exons ATGAATCTGAATTGTGCAACCAAGGAAATGACCGGACTGTCCTTTCCGTTGGATCGAAATCCGCTCGATTCTCCTGCCTCCACTAATCCTCTTCAAAG tGGTAGAAATGCCTTCTGTTTGTTAGTGCAGAGAGAGATTTGTCCGAGAACGAAGCACACACCGAAAAGGCGGTGGGGAGAAGATGCTCATTGGAATTCGAATTCGTCGTCCTCACCTAAAACTGAGCAAGCTAGAGATGCAAAACGCGGTCTTATTTCGTG GGTTGAGGCGGAGTCGTTGCGGCATTTATCGGCCAAGTATTGCCCGTTGGTGCCTCCTCCAAGGTCGACCATAGCAGCAGCATTTAGTCCTGATGGAAAAACACTTGCTTCTACGCa TGGTGATCACACGGTGAAGATAATCGATTGTCAAACTGGAAATTGCTTAAAGGTGTTGATGGGTCACCGGAGGACTCCGTGGGTG GTCAGGTTCCACCCACTGCATCCGGAAATTCTTGCAAGTGGAAGCTTGGATTATGAAGTTCGCTTATGGGATGCAAACACATCAGAGTGTATAGGATCTCGTGATTTCT ATCGTCCTATTGCTTCCATTGCTTTCCATGCAGAAGGAGAATTGCTGGCTGTTGCATCAGGTCACAAG TTGTACATATGGCACTACAATAAGAGAGGGGAGGCATCTTCACCAACCATTGTATTGAGGACTAGGCGTTCTCTTCGAGCAGTGCATTTTCACCCGCACGGGGCTCCATTTCTCTTGACTGCTGAG GTCAATGATCTTGACTCTTCAGATTCCTCGATGACACGGGCAACATCTCCCGGCTACCCGAGATATCCTCCTCCTGCTGTTTTTGTCGCAAATGGTCAGTCCAATGATCGTGTTAGCTTGGCTTCTGAACTACCTCTTGTGTCCTTTCCTTTGCTCTTCGTGCCTTCATTTTCCATAGATGATACTAGAGTAGATGTTAATAGACATGTCAATTCATGTACAATGCTAGTGGAGTCCTCTACTTCAACCCAGCCTCAAATGGATACAAATGCAGCAGATAGATATGATCCCTTGGTATCTCCCATGGAGACATTTCCTGCAGTCCCTTCTAGTTCATATACCAGTGCAGAAGGTATAGTAAGTAATGCTTTCCCTTCTGGAATGGGAAATGGTGTTTCTAACAGCAGAGAAGATGCCATGGAGACCGATGAAATGCAGTCTGTAGGGGGGATCCCACAAGGAAACTCTGTTAATTTAGAGACATTTGGTGTTGGTAATAGTGCAACGGATGGAGTACCTGCACATACTTCAGTTAGGCAGCAGTCCACTGATTTTGGGCAACTTCAGCAGTTTCTACCCTCCAGAGACTCCACGAGGTGGGAGCTCCCACCCTTTTTGCAAGGATGGTTAATGGGTCAGAGCCAAGCTGGTGTTCCATCGACACTTCCTCTTAATAGTGGTGGTCATGAACTTTCAGCCCAGTATTTCGGTCCTTCCTCATTAGCATCTTATCTGTCTACTCAGAATGTGGAAGCTGCAGTGGCTTCTTTAGCAATGCCTGGAAGCACCAGCCTATCTGGGGTTTCTGGGAGATCTGGCTCGCGGCATCGCGTTTCACGTTCCCGGTTCTCTGTGCCTGAATCTGGGGAAAGTGTGGCTCCCATCAATATGCAACACGAGGGTACTGATAATCAGCCCTTATTTAATAGAATCCAATCTGAAATTGCCACGTCATTGGCAGCTGCTGCAGAGTTACCATGCACCGTAAAGCTTAGAGTGTGGTCACATGACATAGAACATCCTTGTGCTCCACTCAATTCTGATAAATGTCGCTTAACCATACCTCATGCTGTCCTTTGTAG TGAAATGGGTGCTCATTTTTCACCATGTGGAAGATATTTAGCTGCCTGTGTTGCTTGCATGCTGCCCCATATGGAAGCTGATCCTGGTTTACAAACGCTTGTCCATCAAGATACTGGAACCGCAACTTCTCCTACTCGACACCCAATATCAGCTCACCAAGTTATGTACGAGCTTCGCATATATTCCCTGGAGGAGGCAAC TTTTGGTTCAGTGCTTGTGTCACGTGCAATTAGAGCTGCTCATTGTTTGACTTCAATCCAG TTCTCACCAACATCTGAGCACATATTACTGGCTTACGGTCGACGCCACGTATCCCTTCTAAAAAGCATTGTCATTGATGGGGAAACAAAATCACCTATCTATACGGTTTTGGAG GTTTACAGAGTTTCAGATATGGAACTTGTGAGAGTGCTTCCTAGTGCAGAGGATGAGGTCAATGTCGCTTGTTTTCATCCCTTTGCTGGGGGAGGTCTTGTTTATGGAACCAAG GAAGGGAAACTTAGAGTCCTCAAGTATGATGGTGCCCATGGTGTTTGTTGTACAGGACCAAGTTACTTTCCTGAAGAGAACATGGCTGAGGTAGAATAG
- the LOC133691959 gene encoding uncharacterized protein LOC133691959 isoform X3: protein MNLNCATKEMTGLSFPLDRNPLDSPASTNPLQSGRNAFCLLVQREICPRTKHTPKRRWGEDAHWNSNSSSSPKTEQARDAKRGLISWVEAESLRHLSAKYCPLVPPPRSTIAAAFSPDGKTLASTHGDHTVKIIDCQTGNCLKVLMGHRRTPWVVRFHPLHPEILASGSLDYEVRLWDANTSECIGSRDFYRPIASIAFHAEGELLAVASGHKLYIWHYNKRGEASSPTIVLRTRRSLRAVHFHPHGAPFLLTAEVNDLDSSDSSMTRATSPGYPRYPPPAVFVANVESSTSTQPQMDTNAADRYDPLVSPMETFPAVPSSSYTSAEGIVSNAFPSGMGNGVSNSREDAMETDEMQSVGGIPQGNSVNLETFGVGNSATDGVPAHTSVRQQSTDFGQLQQFLPSRDSTRWELPPFLQGWLMGQSQAGVPSTLPLNSGGHELSAQYFGPSSLASYLSTQNVEAAVASLAMPGSTSLSGVSGRSGSRHRVSRSRFSVPESGESVAPINMQHEGTDNQPLFNRIQSEIATSLAAAAELPCTVKLRVWSHDIEHPCAPLNSDKCRLTIPHAVLCSEMGAHFSPCGRYLAACVACMLPHMEADPGLQTLVHQDTGTATSPTRHPISAHQVMYELRIYSLEEATFGSVLVSRAIRAAHCLTSIQFSPTSEHILLAYGRRHVSLLKSIVIDGETKSPIYTVLEVYRVSDMELVRVLPSAEDEVNVACFHPFAGGGLVYGTKEGKLRVLKYDGAHGVCCTGPSYFPEENMAEVQTYALEG, encoded by the exons ATGAATCTGAATTGTGCAACCAAGGAAATGACCGGACTGTCCTTTCCGTTGGATCGAAATCCGCTCGATTCTCCTGCCTCCACTAATCCTCTTCAAAG tGGTAGAAATGCCTTCTGTTTGTTAGTGCAGAGAGAGATTTGTCCGAGAACGAAGCACACACCGAAAAGGCGGTGGGGAGAAGATGCTCATTGGAATTCGAATTCGTCGTCCTCACCTAAAACTGAGCAAGCTAGAGATGCAAAACGCGGTCTTATTTCGTG GGTTGAGGCGGAGTCGTTGCGGCATTTATCGGCCAAGTATTGCCCGTTGGTGCCTCCTCCAAGGTCGACCATAGCAGCAGCATTTAGTCCTGATGGAAAAACACTTGCTTCTACGCa TGGTGATCACACGGTGAAGATAATCGATTGTCAAACTGGAAATTGCTTAAAGGTGTTGATGGGTCACCGGAGGACTCCGTGGGTG GTCAGGTTCCACCCACTGCATCCGGAAATTCTTGCAAGTGGAAGCTTGGATTATGAAGTTCGCTTATGGGATGCAAACACATCAGAGTGTATAGGATCTCGTGATTTCT ATCGTCCTATTGCTTCCATTGCTTTCCATGCAGAAGGAGAATTGCTGGCTGTTGCATCAGGTCACAAG TTGTACATATGGCACTACAATAAGAGAGGGGAGGCATCTTCACCAACCATTGTATTGAGGACTAGGCGTTCTCTTCGAGCAGTGCATTTTCACCCGCACGGGGCTCCATTTCTCTTGACTGCTGAG GTCAATGATCTTGACTCTTCAGATTCCTCGATGACACGGGCAACATCTCCCGGCTACCCGAGATATCCTCCTCCTGCTGTTTTTGTCGCAAATG TGGAGTCCTCTACTTCAACCCAGCCTCAAATGGATACAAATGCAGCAGATAGATATGATCCCTTGGTATCTCCCATGGAGACATTTCCTGCAGTCCCTTCTAGTTCATATACCAGTGCAGAAGGTATAGTAAGTAATGCTTTCCCTTCTGGAATGGGAAATGGTGTTTCTAACAGCAGAGAAGATGCCATGGAGACCGATGAAATGCAGTCTGTAGGGGGGATCCCACAAGGAAACTCTGTTAATTTAGAGACATTTGGTGTTGGTAATAGTGCAACGGATGGAGTACCTGCACATACTTCAGTTAGGCAGCAGTCCACTGATTTTGGGCAACTTCAGCAGTTTCTACCCTCCAGAGACTCCACGAGGTGGGAGCTCCCACCCTTTTTGCAAGGATGGTTAATGGGTCAGAGCCAAGCTGGTGTTCCATCGACACTTCCTCTTAATAGTGGTGGTCATGAACTTTCAGCCCAGTATTTCGGTCCTTCCTCATTAGCATCTTATCTGTCTACTCAGAATGTGGAAGCTGCAGTGGCTTCTTTAGCAATGCCTGGAAGCACCAGCCTATCTGGGGTTTCTGGGAGATCTGGCTCGCGGCATCGCGTTTCACGTTCCCGGTTCTCTGTGCCTGAATCTGGGGAAAGTGTGGCTCCCATCAATATGCAACACGAGGGTACTGATAATCAGCCCTTATTTAATAGAATCCAATCTGAAATTGCCACGTCATTGGCAGCTGCTGCAGAGTTACCATGCACCGTAAAGCTTAGAGTGTGGTCACATGACATAGAACATCCTTGTGCTCCACTCAATTCTGATAAATGTCGCTTAACCATACCTCATGCTGTCCTTTGTAG TGAAATGGGTGCTCATTTTTCACCATGTGGAAGATATTTAGCTGCCTGTGTTGCTTGCATGCTGCCCCATATGGAAGCTGATCCTGGTTTACAAACGCTTGTCCATCAAGATACTGGAACCGCAACTTCTCCTACTCGACACCCAATATCAGCTCACCAAGTTATGTACGAGCTTCGCATATATTCCCTGGAGGAGGCAAC TTTTGGTTCAGTGCTTGTGTCACGTGCAATTAGAGCTGCTCATTGTTTGACTTCAATCCAG TTCTCACCAACATCTGAGCACATATTACTGGCTTACGGTCGACGCCACGTATCCCTTCTAAAAAGCATTGTCATTGATGGGGAAACAAAATCACCTATCTATACGGTTTTGGAG GTTTACAGAGTTTCAGATATGGAACTTGTGAGAGTGCTTCCTAGTGCAGAGGATGAGGTCAATGTCGCTTGTTTTCATCCCTTTGCTGGGGGAGGTCTTGTTTATGGAACCAAG GAAGGGAAACTTAGAGTCCTCAAGTATGATGGTGCCCATGGTGTTTGTTGTACAGGACCAAGTTACTTTCCTGAAGAGAACATGGCTGAG GTGCAGACATATGCTCTAGAAGGTTAA
- the LOC133691959 gene encoding uncharacterized protein LOC133691959 isoform X1 encodes MNLNCATKEMTGLSFPLDRNPLDSPASTNPLQSGRNAFCLLVQREICPRTKHTPKRRWGEDAHWNSNSSSSPKTEQARDAKRGLISWVEAESLRHLSAKYCPLVPPPRSTIAAAFSPDGKTLASTHGDHTVKIIDCQTGNCLKVLMGHRRTPWVVRFHPLHPEILASGSLDYEVRLWDANTSECIGSRDFYRPIASIAFHAEGELLAVASGHKLYIWHYNKRGEASSPTIVLRTRRSLRAVHFHPHGAPFLLTAEVNDLDSSDSSMTRATSPGYPRYPPPAVFVANGQSNDRVSLASELPLVSFPLLFVPSFSIDDTRVDVNRHVNSCTMLVESSTSTQPQMDTNAADRYDPLVSPMETFPAVPSSSYTSAEGIVSNAFPSGMGNGVSNSREDAMETDEMQSVGGIPQGNSVNLETFGVGNSATDGVPAHTSVRQQSTDFGQLQQFLPSRDSTRWELPPFLQGWLMGQSQAGVPSTLPLNSGGHELSAQYFGPSSLASYLSTQNVEAAVASLAMPGSTSLSGVSGRSGSRHRVSRSRFSVPESGESVAPINMQHEGTDNQPLFNRIQSEIATSLAAAAELPCTVKLRVWSHDIEHPCAPLNSDKCRLTIPHAVLCSEMGAHFSPCGRYLAACVACMLPHMEADPGLQTLVHQDTGTATSPTRHPISAHQVMYELRIYSLEEATFGSVLVSRAIRAAHCLTSIQFSPTSEHILLAYGRRHVSLLKSIVIDGETKSPIYTVLEVYRVSDMELVRVLPSAEDEVNVACFHPFAGGGLVYGTKEGKLRVLKYDGAHGVCCTGPSYFPEENMAEVQTYALEG; translated from the exons ATGAATCTGAATTGTGCAACCAAGGAAATGACCGGACTGTCCTTTCCGTTGGATCGAAATCCGCTCGATTCTCCTGCCTCCACTAATCCTCTTCAAAG tGGTAGAAATGCCTTCTGTTTGTTAGTGCAGAGAGAGATTTGTCCGAGAACGAAGCACACACCGAAAAGGCGGTGGGGAGAAGATGCTCATTGGAATTCGAATTCGTCGTCCTCACCTAAAACTGAGCAAGCTAGAGATGCAAAACGCGGTCTTATTTCGTG GGTTGAGGCGGAGTCGTTGCGGCATTTATCGGCCAAGTATTGCCCGTTGGTGCCTCCTCCAAGGTCGACCATAGCAGCAGCATTTAGTCCTGATGGAAAAACACTTGCTTCTACGCa TGGTGATCACACGGTGAAGATAATCGATTGTCAAACTGGAAATTGCTTAAAGGTGTTGATGGGTCACCGGAGGACTCCGTGGGTG GTCAGGTTCCACCCACTGCATCCGGAAATTCTTGCAAGTGGAAGCTTGGATTATGAAGTTCGCTTATGGGATGCAAACACATCAGAGTGTATAGGATCTCGTGATTTCT ATCGTCCTATTGCTTCCATTGCTTTCCATGCAGAAGGAGAATTGCTGGCTGTTGCATCAGGTCACAAG TTGTACATATGGCACTACAATAAGAGAGGGGAGGCATCTTCACCAACCATTGTATTGAGGACTAGGCGTTCTCTTCGAGCAGTGCATTTTCACCCGCACGGGGCTCCATTTCTCTTGACTGCTGAG GTCAATGATCTTGACTCTTCAGATTCCTCGATGACACGGGCAACATCTCCCGGCTACCCGAGATATCCTCCTCCTGCTGTTTTTGTCGCAAATGGTCAGTCCAATGATCGTGTTAGCTTGGCTTCTGAACTACCTCTTGTGTCCTTTCCTTTGCTCTTCGTGCCTTCATTTTCCATAGATGATACTAGAGTAGATGTTAATAGACATGTCAATTCATGTACAATGCTAGTGGAGTCCTCTACTTCAACCCAGCCTCAAATGGATACAAATGCAGCAGATAGATATGATCCCTTGGTATCTCCCATGGAGACATTTCCTGCAGTCCCTTCTAGTTCATATACCAGTGCAGAAGGTATAGTAAGTAATGCTTTCCCTTCTGGAATGGGAAATGGTGTTTCTAACAGCAGAGAAGATGCCATGGAGACCGATGAAATGCAGTCTGTAGGGGGGATCCCACAAGGAAACTCTGTTAATTTAGAGACATTTGGTGTTGGTAATAGTGCAACGGATGGAGTACCTGCACATACTTCAGTTAGGCAGCAGTCCACTGATTTTGGGCAACTTCAGCAGTTTCTACCCTCCAGAGACTCCACGAGGTGGGAGCTCCCACCCTTTTTGCAAGGATGGTTAATGGGTCAGAGCCAAGCTGGTGTTCCATCGACACTTCCTCTTAATAGTGGTGGTCATGAACTTTCAGCCCAGTATTTCGGTCCTTCCTCATTAGCATCTTATCTGTCTACTCAGAATGTGGAAGCTGCAGTGGCTTCTTTAGCAATGCCTGGAAGCACCAGCCTATCTGGGGTTTCTGGGAGATCTGGCTCGCGGCATCGCGTTTCACGTTCCCGGTTCTCTGTGCCTGAATCTGGGGAAAGTGTGGCTCCCATCAATATGCAACACGAGGGTACTGATAATCAGCCCTTATTTAATAGAATCCAATCTGAAATTGCCACGTCATTGGCAGCTGCTGCAGAGTTACCATGCACCGTAAAGCTTAGAGTGTGGTCACATGACATAGAACATCCTTGTGCTCCACTCAATTCTGATAAATGTCGCTTAACCATACCTCATGCTGTCCTTTGTAG TGAAATGGGTGCTCATTTTTCACCATGTGGAAGATATTTAGCTGCCTGTGTTGCTTGCATGCTGCCCCATATGGAAGCTGATCCTGGTTTACAAACGCTTGTCCATCAAGATACTGGAACCGCAACTTCTCCTACTCGACACCCAATATCAGCTCACCAAGTTATGTACGAGCTTCGCATATATTCCCTGGAGGAGGCAAC TTTTGGTTCAGTGCTTGTGTCACGTGCAATTAGAGCTGCTCATTGTTTGACTTCAATCCAG TTCTCACCAACATCTGAGCACATATTACTGGCTTACGGTCGACGCCACGTATCCCTTCTAAAAAGCATTGTCATTGATGGGGAAACAAAATCACCTATCTATACGGTTTTGGAG GTTTACAGAGTTTCAGATATGGAACTTGTGAGAGTGCTTCCTAGTGCAGAGGATGAGGTCAATGTCGCTTGTTTTCATCCCTTTGCTGGGGGAGGTCTTGTTTATGGAACCAAG GAAGGGAAACTTAGAGTCCTCAAGTATGATGGTGCCCATGGTGTTTGTTGTACAGGACCAAGTTACTTTCCTGAAGAGAACATGGCTGAG GTGCAGACATATGCTCTAGAAGGTTAA